The following proteins are co-located in the Xiphophorus hellerii strain 12219 chromosome 2, Xiphophorus_hellerii-4.1, whole genome shotgun sequence genome:
- the bmal1a gene encoding basic helix-loop-helix ARNT like 1a, which yields MEGDDFNTEAVMNICDDLMADQRMDISSTMTDFMSPSSTDLISSSISTPGMDYNRKRKGSSTDYQIDGFSFDDMDPDKDKLGSDHQGRIKNAREAHSQIEKRRRDKMNSFIDELASLVPTCNAMSRKLDKLTVLRMAVQHMKTLRGAANPYTEANYKPSFLSDDELKHLILRAADGFLFVVGCDRGKILFVSESVYKILNYSQNDLIGQSLFDYLHPKDIAKVKEQLSSSDTAPRERLIDAKTGLPVKTDITPGPSRLCSGARRSFFCRMKCNRPSVKVEDKDFPSTCSKKKADRKSFCTIHSTGYLKSWPPTKMGLDEDNEPDNEGCNLSCLVAIGRLHPHIVSQPSPADIRVKPTEYVSRHAIDGKFVFVDQRATAILAYLPQELLGTSFYEYFHQDDISHLAECHRQVLQMREKINTNCYKFKIKDGSFITLRSRWFSFMNPWTKEVEYIVSTNTIVSCPIMEGSDYPQSAASPQSMDSVLTSEGGGRRALQTVPGIPGGTRAGAGKIGRMIAEEVMEIQRIRGSSPSSCGSSPLNITSTPPPDTCSPGGKKIQNGGTPELPSIPGPDSVGYPYSNQSIMSDNSHLSIDIMDEPGSSSPSNDEAAMAVIMSLLEADAGLGGPVDFSDLPWPL from the exons ATGGAAGGAGATGATTTTAATACAGAGGCTGTGATGAACATCTGTG ATGACCTGATGGCAGACCAGCGGATGGACATCTCGTCTACAATGACTGACTTCATGTCCCCCAGCTCCACTGATCTCATCTCCAGCTCCATCAGCACGCCTGGCATGGACTACAACCGCAAGAGGAAAGGCAGCAGCACGGACTACCA aattgatGGCTTCTCATTTGA TGACATGGATCCAGATAAGGATAAACTGGGGAg TGACCACCAGGGCAGGATTAAGAATGCCAG AGAGGCTCACAGTCAGATTGAGAAACGTCGGAGAGACAAGATGAACAGCTTCATCGACGAGCTGGCCTCTCTTGTACCCACTTGTAACGCAATGTCCCGCAAACTGGATAAGCTGACGGTCCTGCGTATGGCGGTGCAGCACATGAAGACACTCAGAG GTGCAGCTAACCCATACACAGAGGCAAACTACAAACCTTCCTTTCTGTCAGATGATGAACTGAAGCATTTGATACTAAGG GCTGCTGATGGTTTCCTGTTTGTGGTCGGCTGCGATCGTGGCAAAATCCTTTTTGTTTCCGAATCTGTGTACAAGATTCTGAACTACAGCCAG AATGACCTGATAGGTCAGAGTCTGTTTGACTACCTTCACCCCAAGGACATCGCTAAAGTCAAAGAACAGCTGTCGTCCTCAGATACAGCGCCACGAGAGAGACTTATTGACGCTAAAA CCGGTCTTCCTGTGAAGACGGATATCACTCCTGGTCCATCTCGACTCTGTTCTGGAGCCAGACGGTCGTTCTTCTGCAGGATGAAGTGCAACAGACCTTCTGTCAAAGTAGAAGATAAAGACTTCCCCTCCACTTGCTCCAAGAAGAAAG CTGACCGGAAGAGTTTCTGCACCATCCACAGCACAGGGTACCTAAAGAGCTGGCCGCCCACAAAGATGGGGCTGGACGAAGACAACGAGCCCGACAACGAGGGCTGCAACCTGAGCTGCCTGGTGGCCATCGGCCGCCTACACCCCCACATCGTCTCCCAGCCTAGCCCGGCCGACATCAGGGTGAAGCCCACAGAATACGTCTCCAGGCACGCCATCGACGGCAAGTTTGTCTTTGTCGACCAGAG AGCAACAGCTATCCTCGCCTACCTGCCCCAAGAGCTGCTCGGAACCTCCTTCTACGAATATTTTCACCAAGATGACATCAGCCACCTGGCCGAGTGTCACAGACAAG TGCTGCAGATGAGAGAAAAGATCAACACCAACTGTTACAAATTCAAAATCAAAGATGGCTCCTTCATCACGTTGAGGAGCAGATGGTTCAGCTTCATGAACCCCTGGACCAAGGAGGTGGAGTACATCGTCTCTACTAACACAATCGTATC GTGTCCGATAATGGAAGGATCAGATTACCCTCAGTCGGCTGCGTCTCCGCAGAGCATGGACAGCGTTCTAACCTCAGAgg GCGGGGGGAGACGGGCTTTGCAGACCGTTCCCGGCATCCCGGGCGGCACGAGAGCGGGAGCCGGGAAGATCGGACGCATGATAGCGGAGGAAGTGATGGAGATTCAGAG GATTCGAGGTTCATCTCCTTCCAGCTGTGGTTCCAGCCCTCTGAATATAACCAGCACCCCTCCGCCCGACACCTGCTCACCGGGGGGCAAGAAG ATTCAGAACGGTGGGACCCCTGAGCTGCCGAGCATCCCTGGACCCGATTCTGTGGGCTACCCTTACTCCAACCAGTCCATCATGA GTGATAATTCCCACCTGAGCATAGATATTATGGACGAGCCCGGCTCCAGCAGCCCCAGCAACGACGAGGCGGCCATGGCGGTCATCATGTCCCTGCTGGAGGCGGACGCCGGCCTCGGCGGCCCCGTCGACTTCAGCGACCTACCTTGGCCTTTGTGA
- the LOC116735218 gene encoding BTB/POZ domain-containing protein 10-like isoform X1, which yields MSEDAETAGKPALFGGAQGFCASVIPQLVPCCFVFSWPGGNDREQCGLSGSDCGRRLQCHQVRTMSLYGAGASGGGISGAAGGSRERGLGGAEHYREQRRRSSDRSRDSSHERGESQLTPCIRNITSPTRQHDRERGDGGSSSRSSSPRPPRVSHSYPHIGGALIGAHIPRPLGRSGVDHHSKILGPGSCDMIVYDLGGKEHRSGLRPGERVTLIVDNTRFVVDPAIFIAQPNTMLGRMFGSCRDNNFTRPNEKGEFEVADGISSTVFRAILDYYKSGIIRCPDGVSIPELREACDYLCISFNYSTIKCRDLSALMHELSNDGARRQFECYLEEMVLPLMVASAQSGERECHVVVLTDDDVVDWDEEYPPQMGEEYSQIIYSTKLYRFFKYIENRDVAKSVLKDRGLKKIRLGIEGYPTYKEKVKRRPGGRPEVIYNYVQRPFIRMSWEKEEGKSRHVDFQCVKSKSTTNLAAAAADIPQDQLVVMHPPGPQVDELDTLPPLANEPHQPAMGQAPENHPGAQLYEGPHQQEHQSQPRTNQQPHSSSGHCQPTYHYDPDPDNPSPSA from the exons TGAGCAGTGTGGTTTGTCTGGGTCGGACTGTGGCCGCCGGTTGCAGTGCCATCAGGTCAGGACCATGAGTCTGTACGGGGCCGGTGCCAGCGGCGGGGGGATCAGCGGGGCTGCCGGTGGGTCCCGGGAACGGGGATTGGGAGGAGCAGAACATTATAGGGAACAGCGACGACGCTCCAGTGATCGCTCACGGGACTCGTCGCACGAGAGAGGGGAGAGTCAGCTCACACCATGCATCAGGAATATTACTTCTCCAACACGACAACATg ATCGCGAACGCGGTGACGGAGGCTCCTCCTCCAGATCATCCAGCCCACGTCCTCCCAGAGTTTCTCATTCTTATCCACATATAGGAGGAGCTCTGATTGGGGCTCACATACCACGGCCCCTAGGCCGCTCTGGGGTAGACCACCACTCCAAAATTTTAGGCCCAGGATCCTGCGACATGATCGTGTATGACCTTGGTGGCAAAGAGCATCGAAGTGGGCTGCGACCAGGGGAGAGAGTCACGCTCATTGTGGACAATACAAGATTTGTGGTGGATCCTGCTATCTTTATAGCTCAACCCAACACCATGCTGGGCAG GATGTTTGGTTCCTGTCGGGACAACAATTTCACTCGGCCCAATGAGAAAGGGGAGTTTGAGGTGGCTGATGGCATCAGCTCCACCGTGTTCCGCGCCATCCTG GATTACTACAAGTCGGGGATAATCCGCTGCCCTGACGGCGTTTCCATTCCTGAGCTCAGAGAGGCATGTGACTACCTCTGCATCTCCTTCAACTACAGCACCATCAAGTGCAGAGATCTCA GCGCCCTGATGCACGAGCTGTCCAATGACGGAGCGCGGCGTCAGTTCGAGTGTTACCTGGAGGAGATGGTGCTGCCGCTGATGGTCGCCAGCGCCCAGAGCGGGGAGAGGGAGTGCCACGTGGTGGTACTGACCGACGACGACGTGGTGGACTGGGATGAGGAGTACCCACCTCAGATGGGAGAGGAGTACTCTCAGA TTATCTACAGCACCAAACTCTATCGTTTCTTCAAATACATCGAGAACAGAGACGTGGCCAAATCTGTGCTGAAGGACAGAGGACTGAAAAAAATCCGCCTGGGAATCGAAG GATACCCAACGTATAAAGAGAAGGTGAAGCGACGTCCCGGGGGTCGCCCCGAGGTCATCTACAACTACGTGCAGCGTCCCTTCATCCGCATGTCCTGGGAGAAAGAGGAAGGGAAGAGTCGCCACGTGGACTTCCAGTGCGTCAAGTCAAAGTCCACCACCAACCTGGCGGCGGCCGCAGCTGACATCCCTCAGGACCAGCTGGTGGTCATGCACCCTCCTGGCCCGCAGGTGGACGAGCTGGACACGCTGCCCCCTCTGGCCAACGAGCCTCACCAGCCGGCGATGGGACAGGCGCCGGAGAACCACCCAGGAGCCCAGCTGTACGAGGGCCCGCACCAGCAGGAACACCAGAGCCAGCCCCGCACCAACCAGCAGCCACACAGCAGCAGCGGTCACTGTCAGCCGACGTACCACTATGACCCGGACCCCGACAATCCGTCCCCCTCAGCGTGA
- the LOC116735218 gene encoding BTB/POZ domain-containing protein 10-like isoform X2 — translation MSLYGAGASGGGISGAAGGSRERGLGGAEHYREQRRRSSDRSRDSSHERGESQLTPCIRNITSPTRQHDRERGDGGSSSRSSSPRPPRVSHSYPHIGGALIGAHIPRPLGRSGVDHHSKILGPGSCDMIVYDLGGKEHRSGLRPGERVTLIVDNTRFVVDPAIFIAQPNTMLGRMFGSCRDNNFTRPNEKGEFEVADGISSTVFRAILDYYKSGIIRCPDGVSIPELREACDYLCISFNYSTIKCRDLSALMHELSNDGARRQFECYLEEMVLPLMVASAQSGERECHVVVLTDDDVVDWDEEYPPQMGEEYSQIIYSTKLYRFFKYIENRDVAKSVLKDRGLKKIRLGIEGYPTYKEKVKRRPGGRPEVIYNYVQRPFIRMSWEKEEGKSRHVDFQCVKSKSTTNLAAAAADIPQDQLVVMHPPGPQVDELDTLPPLANEPHQPAMGQAPENHPGAQLYEGPHQQEHQSQPRTNQQPHSSSGHCQPTYHYDPDPDNPSPSA, via the exons ATGAGTCTGTACGGGGCCGGTGCCAGCGGCGGGGGGATCAGCGGGGCTGCCGGTGGGTCCCGGGAACGGGGATTGGGAGGAGCAGAACATTATAGGGAACAGCGACGACGCTCCAGTGATCGCTCACGGGACTCGTCGCACGAGAGAGGGGAGAGTCAGCTCACACCATGCATCAGGAATATTACTTCTCCAACACGACAACATg ATCGCGAACGCGGTGACGGAGGCTCCTCCTCCAGATCATCCAGCCCACGTCCTCCCAGAGTTTCTCATTCTTATCCACATATAGGAGGAGCTCTGATTGGGGCTCACATACCACGGCCCCTAGGCCGCTCTGGGGTAGACCACCACTCCAAAATTTTAGGCCCAGGATCCTGCGACATGATCGTGTATGACCTTGGTGGCAAAGAGCATCGAAGTGGGCTGCGACCAGGGGAGAGAGTCACGCTCATTGTGGACAATACAAGATTTGTGGTGGATCCTGCTATCTTTATAGCTCAACCCAACACCATGCTGGGCAG GATGTTTGGTTCCTGTCGGGACAACAATTTCACTCGGCCCAATGAGAAAGGGGAGTTTGAGGTGGCTGATGGCATCAGCTCCACCGTGTTCCGCGCCATCCTG GATTACTACAAGTCGGGGATAATCCGCTGCCCTGACGGCGTTTCCATTCCTGAGCTCAGAGAGGCATGTGACTACCTCTGCATCTCCTTCAACTACAGCACCATCAAGTGCAGAGATCTCA GCGCCCTGATGCACGAGCTGTCCAATGACGGAGCGCGGCGTCAGTTCGAGTGTTACCTGGAGGAGATGGTGCTGCCGCTGATGGTCGCCAGCGCCCAGAGCGGGGAGAGGGAGTGCCACGTGGTGGTACTGACCGACGACGACGTGGTGGACTGGGATGAGGAGTACCCACCTCAGATGGGAGAGGAGTACTCTCAGA TTATCTACAGCACCAAACTCTATCGTTTCTTCAAATACATCGAGAACAGAGACGTGGCCAAATCTGTGCTGAAGGACAGAGGACTGAAAAAAATCCGCCTGGGAATCGAAG GATACCCAACGTATAAAGAGAAGGTGAAGCGACGTCCCGGGGGTCGCCCCGAGGTCATCTACAACTACGTGCAGCGTCCCTTCATCCGCATGTCCTGGGAGAAAGAGGAAGGGAAGAGTCGCCACGTGGACTTCCAGTGCGTCAAGTCAAAGTCCACCACCAACCTGGCGGCGGCCGCAGCTGACATCCCTCAGGACCAGCTGGTGGTCATGCACCCTCCTGGCCCGCAGGTGGACGAGCTGGACACGCTGCCCCCTCTGGCCAACGAGCCTCACCAGCCGGCGATGGGACAGGCGCCGGAGAACCACCCAGGAGCCCAGCTGTACGAGGGCCCGCACCAGCAGGAACACCAGAGCCAGCCCCGCACCAACCAGCAGCCACACAGCAGCAGCGGTCACTGTCAGCCGACGTACCACTATGACCCGGACCCCGACAATCCGTCCCCCTCAGCGTGA